In the genome of bacterium, the window CAGATCAGAATGACGATAAACAGTAAACCGATACTAAGCTTTAAAACCGCCATTCCAAGCGAAACGCCGCCCGCGGTGGCGGGTGGCGTCAACAGCGTGCGAACGGTGTCTACCACTGCAATGCTATCGGTCATGGGGTGAATTCTCGCATTACCCTCTCAACGACTTCAAACGGTCTTCCAATCGCATCAATTCCGTGATCCGAACGCCAAAATTCTCATCGACGACCACCACTTCCCCTTTGGCGAACTTCTTATCGTTCACATACAAATCTACTGGTTCCCCGGATAACTTATCAAGCTCAACTACCGAACCGGGTCCTAATTCAAGAACATCGCGTATAAGCATCGATGTGCGGCCAAGCTCTATTGTTATTGGCAGCGAAACATCGAGCAACAATTCGAGATTGCGCGGTTCCCCATCGCTGTTGTCGGTCTGGTTTTCAAACGGAGCGAATACCGCCGGTCTTACATTCACCATTTGCCCCGTTTTACTTTTTCCGGCATCGCTTTGCGCGCGGGATGGACGTGTACTCGCTGCTTGTGGCGGATTCAATAACTGAACGACTTCTGATGATAGATACAACCATAATCCTAAATCACCAAACGAATCGATCGAAACATCTAACCTTAGGATGGTCTGGTGTTCATACGCGGCAACATACGCCCCCGGGTCTTCTTCCATCGTTGCCGATACTTGTTGAAACGAAACCGGCAATCCGGCATTCGTCCAATCGATTGCAAGTGAGTCAATCAGCTGGTGCGACGCTTCGGCAATCCCATCCAAATGCTCTTCCGGACGAAATGGAACATTGCCGTCGCCCATAATCATCAAATCGACAATGGCGGCAGCACCTTCCGGGGCATACCAGAACATCATTTCCCCGGGGATACCATCGCCCGGCGCTCGGACGGTAACCAAACCGTTCGGAAACTCCAGTTCGACCAGCGACGCCGATGCCGCTTGGGTTTCGCTCTCTTGTACCGTGACACGCTTTCCGACGATGGCGCTGAAAACTTCTTCCATTTTCCGGGCGTTTTGTCCGCCGATTTGCCGCAATTGCTTGGAATTCACGTCATTCATAAATCAACTCCTCGTCGGGATCGAGCAAACGGGTGATCCGAATCGCTTTTTTTCGACCCATTGTGCCCGGTACCGAGAAAAACTTCAACCGGCCGTTCACCAGTACCGGCAGTTCGCCATGGATAGGTTGTTCCAGCTCAAGTACGTCGCCTTCTTTGAAATCGATAAAATCGTTTACCGAAATTTTTGTCCGCGCCAACTGAACCGTAATCGGAATACGCGAAGTAACGACCCGGTCGCGTAACGATTGAATATCTTCTTCGGTTGGTTTCCGTTTGCCCTGTTGAATCATCGATTGGGAAGAGAGCCGTTGCAGCAGCGGTTCGAGAATGTAATAAGGATAGCCGAAGTTCATCGTAAACGTGGTGCCGCGCATTCGGATTTCAAAGAAGACAATCGCAATCGTTTCCGAACCGCGGGCGATTTGCACAAACTGTGGATCGGTCTCAAACGATTCGTAATCGACGCCCAGATCGACAATTTGCATCCAAACATCGTTCAAGGTCGCGACGGCATTATTGATTACTCGCTTGCAAACAGTCTGCTCGATAGCCGTGATTTCCCGACTCTCGATATCGGTTTCCCCTTGTCCGCCAAGCAGACGGTCGACCACAAAAAGCAGAAACTGGGGACTAATCTCCAGTAGCGCTTTCCCTTCGATATTTTTCAAACTCAAAACATACAATGCGCTTGGCACCGACAATGACATGGTATATTCGCTGTATGTTACCTGATCGATGGAGAGCATATTAACGTCGACTAACGTTCGCAACGAGGTTGATAAAAAGGTGGCAAACAACCGGGCGAAATTATCGTGAATCGAGCGCAGCGAACGGGTCTGCTCCTTGCTGATTCGGTCAGGGTGCTTGAAATCGTAGAGTGAGATTTTCTTCTCACTCTTCGTAACCACATCAATCGATTTTCCCTTGCTGACATTTTGCAGTAAGGCATCGATTTCTTCTTGCGAGAGAATCTTGTTCATCGCATTCCTATTGAACGATATACCGGGAGAAGAGAACTTCCTTTACCGGTCCCGTTGCCACTTCCCGGTCGACAATCGCTTTCACATAGGTTTTAATCTGTTCGCGGCGGTTGATGTCTGTCAATACTTCCATCGTTTGCAGTGAAAAGAAAGTAATCAAGCGGTCGCGTAAAATCGGTTCTTTCTTTTTCACTTCGTCCGACTGTTCTTTTGACGTACAGACCACGCCAATTGATGTCACAAAATACCTGCCACCGCGTGAATTCTTCGGATTCACTACCAATTCGTTAATCGAAATGATGTCGCCGATTTCCGATTTCGCCCCTTCACCACCTGATTCTGCTTTTACGTCGGGTTTTTTCTCGGTTGCAGCATGTTCGGTTTTTGCTGTGTCGGCGTGGTCACTTGAACCGCCGCGCAGAAAAAAGAATGCAACGACTGCAATCACGACCACGGCACCTGCTGCACCGATGATGAGCGGGAGCTTCGATTTTTTTGATTCGATTGTGATTTCCGGTTCTGCCATTGGTACACCTATGCTCCCCCCGCTAAGAAAACCACGGGGGGAGCGGGGAGTCGTTTACCGCTTGATTTGTAAGGTTTCCATCAGTAACTGATCGGCCGTTTGGATCGTACGGCTATTCGCCGAGTACCCGCGTTGTCCGATAATTAAACTGGTGAATTCCTTTGCCAAATCGACATTCGATAATTCAAGATAACCGGAGTAGACCCGGTTCGATGTTCCATTCGCTGTCGAAAGTTTCGGATCCCCTGAGTTCACCGTCGTTTCAAACAGATTGCCGCTTGCTCGCGATAAGCCCTGTGCGTTGGTAAATGTTGCCAGCTCTACTTGGGCAAGCGCCCGTGTTAAGCCATTTGTAAAGGCGCCGTACACAGTGCCGCTATCGTCGACGCTTAATCCATCCAACTTACCTGACGCATAGCCGTTTTGACTGGTAGCTTGCGTAGAAAAAGCCGAGCTGGTTTGAGTAATGCCGCTCAGCGATCCGGCAAGTCCAGCGTCTAATGCGATAGTAAGCGATTCTGCGCCATTCGGCAATTGAATTGTCAGGTTACTCGCATTTCCATCAAAGGTAAAGTTCGCCAGTGACCCATCAGAGTTAAACGAAATTTTCCCGGTATTGCCATTCATTACCGCTGCCGATTCACCCGGTAATGTCGCGGTCCAACGCCATTCATTCGCATTGCCAGTCTTGGCAAATGTCATATTCAAGTTGTGTCCAACGCCTAACGTATCGTACACCACAATCGAAGTCGAATGAGTGGTGTCTGCTGTGGCGATGTTTGCCGAACCTGCCGCAATACCTGCCGCCGAACTAACAGTAACGCCACCGCCGCCTAT includes:
- the fliN gene encoding flagellar motor switch protein FliN, which gives rise to MNDVNSKQLRQIGGQNARKMEEVFSAIVGKRVTVQESETQAASASLVELEFPNGLVTVRAPGDGIPGEMMFWYAPEGAAAIVDLMIMGDGNVPFRPEEHLDGIAEASHQLIDSLAIDWTNAGLPVSFQQVSATMEEDPGAYVAAYEHQTILRLDVSIDSFGDLGLWLYLSSEVVQLLNPPQAASTRPSRAQSDAGKSKTGQMVNVRPAVFAPFENQTDNSDGEPRNLELLLDVSLPITIELGRTSMLIRDVLELGPGSVVELDKLSGEPVDLYVNDKKFAKGEVVVVDENFGVRITELMRLEDRLKSLRG
- a CDS encoding flagellar hook-basal body complex protein — its product is GLGDVGGASNVTGVNFSVAVDGGAAQAITGLSVNSTIGDLINAINAQVPGAIASLNGTQLQIERRAYGDTASHYLQLTDTTGGTPPNNLCTALFGATTRTAGGTDSTLVAVDDFIPTGATTPSYTGRQLSFTRNSDGLVTGIEGIGGGGVTVSSAAGIAAGSANIATADTTHSTSIVVYDTLGVGHNLNMTFAKTGNANEWRWTATLPGESAAVMNGNTGKISFNSDGSLANFTFDGNASNLTIQLPNGAESLTIALDAGLAGSLSGITQTSSAFSTQATSQNGYASGKLDGLSVDDSGTVYGAFTNGLTRALAQVELATFTNAQGLSRASGNLFETTVNSGDPKLSTANGTSNRVYSGYLELSNVDLAKEFTSLIIGQRGYSANSRTIQTADQLLMETLQIKR
- the fliM gene encoding flagellar motor switch protein FliM; this translates as MNKILSQEEIDALLQNVSKGKSIDVVTKSEKKISLYDFKHPDRISKEQTRSLRSIHDNFARLFATFLSTSLRTLVDVNMLSIDQVTYSEYTMSLSVPSALYVLSLKNIEGKALLEISPQFLLFVVDRLLGGQGETDIESREITAIEQTVCKRVINNAVATLNDVWMQIVDLGVDYESFETDPQFVQIARGSETIAIVFFEIRMRGTTFTMNFGYPYYILEPLLQRLSSQSMIQQGKRKPTEEDIQSLRDRVVTSRIPITVQLARTKISVNDFIDFKEGDVLELEQPIHGELPVLVNGRLKFFSVPGTMGRKKAIRITRLLDPDEELIYE
- a CDS encoding flagellar basal body-associated FliL family protein, which produces MAEPEITIESKKSKLPLIIGAAGAVVVIAVVAFFFLRGGSSDHADTAKTEHAATEKKPDVKAESGGEGAKSEIGDIISINELVVNPKNSRGGRYFVTSIGVVCTSKEQSDEVKKKEPILRDRLITFFSLQTMEVLTDINRREQIKTYVKAIVDREVATGPVKEVLFSRYIVQ